From Micromonas commoda chromosome 15, complete sequence, one genomic window encodes:
- a CDS encoding predicted protein, whose amino-acid sequence MAPPRHSPKRVQRRAQQLQERQREEAERRRSRQGDADKEPAARRSLDKDAPSFGKGDLPQVDLRDDPTTPDGEVTDISCYGGRLQSLSQIVGISRFANLRSLCVHGCRLTRMDVDPMLRACGDSLRDLNLSSNRLARLEGLPVLRNLRTLDVTNNAIVSLDGIDLGAPKLSRLVARYNRVRSLHALTIPRADGQPWSLAHLDIRDNNVETFADLGAGLAAVVSLRAILLRSSPSPFGSFEPSSDADDPVHGLSSAPPSTTDSLEATAGSGEDVGTRGRRVGNPVCLEPSYRLAIAALAPWLRELDGEPLSRGPDELAEGSGAVADARNADLLERAAREAAETAETAALARSAAEAAREGKEARVGKESLDLSFAAADESPENFIASDDSAAARRNRTTPKMDEALTRYKARAVGQGRSGRSPAKRDHREVTFALTDEILQALDDDGVSTKAAEGSVASAEPDPPEPTSDAAATAAARDETDEDEQDARVERKRAKKRDRKERERRRAETDDADAAVVDHELRLRRIERDLLRAANARREAAGGVHAAEVASTQRGAASTRGEVVSTQTSVSLGRGALAHPPPKPQSGGREQLEAEVSALKSQVEALLRERDPRGKGSGSGARPDWQHPGRRATIPSTPPPVRGNQPQQQQQQQPGADDVEVGAGADDGAEGAEGTDYADAETRVSSSPAKRLATAAEREAELARKLAAARAEVTAERKRHALETQRLKDDHAKSIDASTRAAKEATEARDVALKSLAEHPASVDAAELDRVNAELVSALAVSEELEATLREVREEAAANLDALRAMHARECQLRDENLVAANNLTRKVVQDLADSKTARDALESEVRRVNERVKAVEDEFRWALKESEEDKTRLTAEVEEMTRVARAALDGKRDAEALAEELAEVCEQQRVAIEDMARDRRRAERAEADAAAARADVGEMQVRIREAEKRASAAVAAERAATKALDLVKDQKAQSIAAIAEVDGVRKQLELAHDNVRIKDAMLESQAELIKSLKDENARNKEATSGAVKAAVDAERAASSRAKSTENDLHRLKKDLAGADAAIERLEKALEEVTARRDAAEDAAADARREIAERDQMLAYVSSEVESVKSMFAQREDGLRRERDDALARLAERDDADDELKAEARAAREDAAAARADAAEAAAAAEARVASIDERERAATEKVRRVEAEMRALLQEVAQHKRQSQAKVQELMALI is encoded by the coding sequence aTGGCGCCGCCCAGGCACAGCCCCAAAAGggtgcagcgccgcgcgcagcagcTGCAAGAGCGTCAGCGGGAAGAGGCCGAgaggcgtcgctcgcgacaGGGTGATGCCGACAaggaacccgccgcgcgccgctcgctcgACAAGGATGCCCCATCCTTCGGCAAGGGCGACCTCCCCCAGGTGGATCTGAGGGACGACCCCACCACACCCGACGGCGAAGTCACCGACATATCGTGCTACGGAGGGCGGTTGCAGTCGCTGTCGCAGATCGTCGGCATCAGCAGGTTCGCCAACCTGCGCTCCTTGTGCGTGCACGGCTGCCGGCTGACCCGGATGGACGTCGATCCGATGCTCAGGGCGTGCGGCGACTCGCTCCGAGACCTTAACCTCTCCAGcaaccgcctcgcgcgcctcgaggggTTGCCCGTGCTCCGAAACCTGCGCACGTTGGACGTCACCAACAACGCGATCGTCTCCCTCGACGgcatcgacctcggcgccccgAAGCTGAGccggctcgtcgcgcggtACAACCGGGTCCGTTCGCTGCACGCGCTCACCATCCCGCGGGCCGACGGCCAGCCGTGGtcgctcgcgcacctcgacaTCCGCGACAACAACGTGGAGACGTtcgcggacctcggcgcggggctggcggcggtggtgagcCTTCGCGCCATCCTCCtgcggtcgtcgccgtcgccgtttgGGTCTTTCGAACCctcgtcggacgcggacgacccaGTGCATGGAttgtcctccgcgccgccgtcgacgaccgactcgctcgaggcgacggcgggttcaGGAGAGGACGTTGGgacgcgtggacgccgcgtgggTAACCCCGTGTGCCTGGAGCCCAGTTACAGGctggccatcgccgcgctcgcgccgtggcTTCGGGAGCTCGACGGGGAACCGTTATCGCGGGGACCCGACGAATTGGCGGAGGgatccggcgcggtggcggacgccAGGAACGCGGATctgctggagcgcgccgcgcgcgaggcggcggagaccgcggagaccgcggcgctcgcgcggtccgcggcggaggcggcgcgagaggGAAAAGAGGCGCGAGTGGGAAAAGAGTCTTTGGATCTgtctttcgccgccgcggatgagtCTCCGGAGAACTTCATCGCGTCCGACgactcggccgccgcgcgacggaaTCGAACGACGCCGAAGATGGACGAGGCGCTGACCCGATACAAGGCCAGAGCGGTCGGACAAGGGCGGTCGGGCAGGTCCCCCGCCAAGCGCGATCATCGCGAGGTTACGTTTGCGCTGACGGATGAAATTCTCCAGgcgctggacgacgacggggtatccacgaaggcggcggagggtagcgtcgcgagcgcggagccCGACCCGCCGGAGcccacgagcgacgcggcggcaaccgccgcggctcgcgacgAAACGGACGAGGATGAGCAGGACGCGAGGGTCGAACGCAAGCGGGCGAAGAAGCGCGATCGAAaggaacgcgagcggcgacgcgccgagacggatgacgccgacgccgcggtggttgATCACGAGCTCAGGCTGAGACGCATCGAGCGGGACCTGCTCCgagcggcgaacgcgcgacgcgaggcggcgggcggggtccacgccgcggaggtggcgtcAACGCAGAGAGgtgcggcgtcgacgcggggagAGGTTGTGTCCACGCAGACGTCGgtcagcctcggccgcggcgctctcgcgcacccgccgccgaaaccccagagcggcggccgggagcagctcgaggcggaggtgtcCGCGCTCAAGTCGCAGGTCGAGGCGCTGCTGAGGgagcgggacccgcggggcAAGGGTTCGGGTTCGGGGGCGAGGCCCGATTGGCAGCATCCAGGGCGAAGGGCGACCAttccgtccacgccgccgccggtgagaGGGAACCAaccgcagcagcagcagcagcagcagccgggagcggacgacgtcgaggtcgggGCGGGTGCCGATGatggtgccgagggtgccgaggggaCTGActacgccgacgcggagactcgcgtttcgtcgtcgccggccaaGCGGctggccacggcggcggaacgcgaggcggagctcgcgcggaaactcgcggcggcgcgcgccgaggtgaCCGCGGAGCGCAAACggcacgcgctcgagacgcAGAGGCTCAAAGACGACCACGCCAAGTCtatcgacgcgtccacgcgcgcggcgaaggaggcgacggaggcgagggacgtCGCGTTGAAATCGCTGGCAGAGCACCCGGCttccgtcgacgccgccgaactcGACCGGGTCAACGCCGAGCTGGtttccgcgctcgccgtctctgaggagctcgaggcgaccCTCAGGGAGGTtcgcgaggaggctgccgcgaatctcgacgcgcttcgagccatgcacgcgcgcgagtgcCAGCTCCGGGACGagaacctcgtcgccgcgaacaaCCTGACCCGCAAGGTGGTCCAGGACCTGGCCGACTCGAAGACGGCGCGAGACGCGTTGGAAAGCGAGGTTCGCAGGGTCAACGAACGCGTCAAGGCGGTCGAGGACGAGTTCAGGTGGGCGCTCAAggagtccgaggaggacaagACGCGGTTAaccgcggaggttgaggagaTGACGCGAGTGGCTCGAGCCGCTCTCGACGGTAAGAGGGACGCGGAAGCTTtggccgaggagctcgccgaagTTTGCGAGCAGCAGAGGGTCGCCATAGAGGACATGGCGCGCGACAGGCGCagggcggagcgcgccgaggctgacgcggcggccgccagGGCGGACGTGGGCGAGATGCAGGTGCGAATCAGGGAGGCGGAGAAACGAGCCTccgctgccgtcgccgccgagcgcgccgcgaccaaGGCGTTGGACCTGGTCAAGGACCAGAAGGCGCAGTCGatcgcggccatcgcggaggtggacggcgTCAGAaagcagctcgagctcgcgcacgacAACGTGCGCATCAAGGACGCCATGCTCGAGTCCCAGGCTGAGCTCATCAAGAGTCTGAAGGACGAGAACGCGCGGAACAAGGAGGCCACGTCGGGcgcggtcaaggcggcggtggatgcggaacgcgcggcttcgtcgcgaGCCAAATCCACCGAAAACGACCTGCACCGGCTCAAGAAGGatctcgcgggcgcggacgccgccatcgagcgTCTGGAAAAGGCTCTGGAGGAGGTGACCgcgcggagggacgcggcggaggacgcggcggcggatgcccgGAGGGAGATTGCGGAGAGGGACCAGATGCTCGCGTACGTGTCCAGCGAGGTCGAGTCGGTCAAGTCGATGTTCGCGCAACGCGAGGACGGCCTgaggcgcgaacgcgacgacgcgctggcgcggctcgccgagcgcgacgacgcggacgacgagctcaaggctgaggcgagggcggcgagggaagacgccgccgccgcgagggctgacgcggctgaggcggcggcggcggctgaggcgCGGGTCGCCAGCATCGACGAGcgagagcgcgccgcgacggagaaggtgcgacgcgtcgaggcggagatgcgcgcgctgCTGCAGGAGGTGGCGCAGCACAAGCGGCAGTCGCAGGCTAAGGTCCAGGAGCTGATGGCTCTGATCTGA
- a CDS encoding predicted protein: MGGAYDEIDLEDMDWNSELGAFTYQCPCGDLFQITPEELRAGEEVGHCPSCSLVITVVYDPDELKELIPAGNRDESGRWVEAEE; this comes from the coding sequence ATGGGCGGCGCCTACGATGAGATCGACCTAGAGGATATGGACTGGAActcggagctcggcgcgttcacgTACCAGTGCCCGTGCGGCGACCTCTTCCAGATCACCCCcgaggagcttcgcgcgggcgaggaggttggcCACTGTCCGTCGTGCTCGTTGGTCATCACGGTGGTTTACGACCCAGACGAGCTGAAGGAGCTGATACCGGCGGGAAATCGGGACGAGAGCGGGCGGtgggtggaggcggaggagtaG
- a CDS encoding predicted protein → MLRALATGSTRAIAATGAVAAYLCSAAAATEAGPSTSSDHQGANTIAGANRREVTPLDAPIAAAYPTAANKATAQWRVYTDIARDLSSRGEHEEAGKYLRRALKEAQEGFGKDDPHVAAARNNLAELYRLQKRWDEAERLYEDAARALERHFGPSHPATATAVHNLGGCKLARGDFRGAFAAYADAAKKKAASIGTSHPDYAQTLFHMAEAKRAGGEHEACASLLERSVRVLDECGRGDDGANLRRIERLAQVRGDVLGDHVSAERLRARVLEARERSSRAHGDHEPGKRGFVRDLAMSQRRAAVASALEARARSLEALGRRSDAIESLRSAVRIHETRLSDAMGLGIPRELLDADDIRPAGLVRGVIELVEQTVNPMFGWARPGAAAEAAAANMRLQLASARLTLADVALREEEARGDEAMAAMATEQLARAVGSLQPLAAAAAAALSKPPAADDDEGSKGTASRAHGDDGDRSVAADIRRREISEAPERHVAALVLFARAARTLAAIESARAIPRGGTGVGSHHLGDAVEWLYASYGADVRGVVAEAQARALLRELRDCVGCVAESRR, encoded by the coding sequence ATGCTGCGCGCGTTGGCGACCGGGTCGACTcgggcgatcgccgcgaccggcgcggtggccgcgtacctctgctccgccgccgccgcgaccgaggcGGGACCGTCCACGTCATCGGACCACCAGGGCGCCAACaccatcgccggcgccaaccgccgcgaggtgacACCGCTCGAtgcgcccatcgccgcggcgtatccgaccgcggcgaacaaGGCCACCGCTCAGTGGAGGGTGTACACCGACATCGCCAGGGATCTATCGTCCAGGGGCGAGCACGAAGAGGCGGGGAAGTAcctgcgacgcgcgctcaaggaggcgCAGGAGGGATTCGGCAAGGACGAtccccacgtcgccgccgctcgtaacaacctcgcggagctgTACCGCCTGCAGAAGCGatgggacgaggcggagaggCTGTACGaagacgcggcgagggcgctggagcGGCACTTCGGCCCGTCGCacccggcgaccgcgacggcggtgcacAACCTCGGGGGATGTAAACTCGCGAGGGGAGACTTTCGaggcgccttcgccgcgtacgccgacgcggcgaagaagaaagCCGCGTCGATCGGCACGTCGCACCCGGACTACGCGCAGACGCTGTTCCACATGGCCGAGGCcaagcgcgcggggggcgaacacgaggcgtgcgcgtcgctgcTGGAACGCAGCGTCCGGGTGTTGGACGAGTGCGGCCGGGGCGATGACGGCGCGAACCTTCGTCGAATAGAGCGGCTGGCgcaggtccgcggcgacgtgctcgggGACCACGTCTCGGCCGAGCGTCTGCGTGCCAGGGTgctggaggcgagggagcgcTCGAGCAGGGCGCACGGGGACCACGAGCCCGGTAAGCGGGGGTTCGTCAGGGATTTGGCGATGTCGCAGCGAAGAGCcgccgtggcgtccgcgctcgaggctcgcgcgcggtcgctgGAGGCGTTGGGGAGAcgaagcgacgcgatcgagtcACTGCGCTCGGCGGTTCGTATCCACGAAACGCGGCTCAGCGATGCCATGGGCCTGGGGATACCGAGAGAGTtactcgacgcggacgacatACGACCAGCCGGCTTGGTCCGCGGAGTCATCGAGCTCGTGGAACAAACGGTCAACCCGATGTTCGGGTGGGCGAggccgggcgccgccgcggaggctgcggcggcgaacatgcgcctccagctcgcgtccgcgcggctcacgctcgcggacgtcgcgcttcgggaggaggaggcgcgtggagacgaggcgatggcggcgatggcgacggagcagctggcgagggcggtgggtTCCCTCcagcccctcgccgccgccgccgccgccgcgctgtccaagccgcccgccgccgacgacgacgagggatcGAAGGGGACCGCGAGTCGCGCgcacggggacgacggggaccggtccgtcgccgcggacattCGCAGGCGCGAGATCTCGGAGGCTCCCGAGCgtcacgtcgcggcgctcgtcctcttcgcgcgggcggctcgaacgctcgcggcgatcgagtcGGCTCGAGCGATACCTCGCGGGGGAACCGGCGTCGGGTCGCATCACCTCGGAGATGCGGTGGAGTGGCTGTACGCGTCGTACGGCGCGGACGTACGAGGCGTGGTGGCGGAGGCTCAGGCCAGGGCGCTGCTTAGGGAGCTGCGCGATTGCGTCGGGTGTGTCGCGGAGTCgaggcgatga